TCTATGCTAAATAAATATTGGGTGGATACTGTGCTGTACTGGGCCTGATAGGTATCCTTATAAACTATAGCACATCGTCCTTTTGCAACATAAAGCCTTATTCCTAACCAGGAAACTTTAAAGATAAACCACTTACATAGACTTGACATTAGCTaagccaaaaagtagccaaagTAGTAGAGCTACAGCTCTGAAACTGGAATGTCAGCTCTTCGCAATAAGCCATAACTGGGGAGGAACTAGAAAATTTGCATCATTTTAAAATTTAGCACAAACTGAAATAGGACACTAGTTACTTCTTACATAACTTTGATCTAAGGGGTGCATTTACTCTGACTGACTGTCAAATTTCCTGCCTGCCTTAGTTTGTTTGCTGATAAGACGCTGcaagttttttttgagaaattttaTGTGTAGTGAAGTCTAGCTGTTCTGTTTGCAGGTTGTCGCTGCTTTGATCATTGCATTGTCATTATTAAGAGTGTTCCAAATCGTCTTCAGTGATTTTGCTTTtccgctgtctctctctcttccggATACATTTGTGGTGGCAGCATCTATAGAAGCTTTGCAGGAAGAAAAAAACCTTTCTTTAGAGGAAGCACCTGCCATTAACTCTTGAGACAAAGCAATGACTGAATTTCTCTTCTGCTTCAGCTGTTGCATTGGTGAACAACCCCAACCGGTGAGTTAAATTCttgtatttttttgggggggggaatgtCTACCACATCTGTAAGGCccactttttttctattttcccgAATGGCGTCATCAAATGTCATGATACAGTTTCAAAAAAGCAACTTGTGATTTGCTCTGACATTTAGCTGGCAGTCCATGTCATATAAAGAAGGGAGATCCATGAAAGAGTTAGTTGGCTGCTTgattattaatcttttttttatttgaagatagAGTGCATATCAGCTGTTTTTGtctaaatatataacattaactCAGTATACAGGTTATGTGGCCTTACAAAGTAGTTGGTCTAGGATTCCTCTGATCATgttatgtatttaatgtttagaaaCGGCGACGGCGCATTGACAGGAGTATGATTGGGGAGCCAATGAATTTTGTACATACTGCACATGTTGGTTCAGGAGACACAAATGCAGGATTTGCAATGGTaagtttatttcaaaataaagatGAATTTGCAAACATTTGACCAAGTGTCCGAAACGCCCCCCACATTCAGCTTCAACCCAAAGCTGTTATTAAGGTAGCCTAGGACCTTACCATTCATATGTGATTCTCATTCTTGCATTCTGTAGCTGCCTGATATACTGAGTTTGTCTGCACTACTGAATCCATATAATATTCTAGTCAGTCGCTAGTCAGACCTTTTGAGGGATCTGCAAGTAATTCCAGTCTTGGAATAACATAATCACAGCACacaggcaggagacattttgtggatactgttattaagacaagttgtgtatcacccaaaaatcttgtgtatgcgcccaaatgggggacctaatgcctatACACATTGCTCTAACCAATTCTAGAGTGTGAGGAGAGAGGAGGAatgtgggggggggagcagtAACATCTAAGAACTgcttaatggaaagtgaaattgattgactgccccacctctaggcgaggcaggtaatatttgattgactgctCAGATATTGAAATGCTTTTATAACAGGTattgatgctttaatgaaaaaaaaaaactatttgggttccatgtttaatttgtaaacGACTTTTGGTGTACagatttttatgtgtaggtgacaagtccactttaagtGGGAGAAGAAAAATGGAGTTGTAGGCAAGGTAAAACAAGGGGGCAGAAAAGGAGAGCAAAATTGGAAATGGTGGAAGAAGTGAGCAGAAGAGTGAACTTAAATGGAAGGTTGCATATTACAAGGAGAGAAAAATAGAgcctattaaagtggacctgtcacctacacataaaaaaactgcataatgaaagtcctttccaaattaaatatggaaccccaaaattttttttcattaaaacatccatacctgttataaaggtgtttaaatatctaaactgtcaatcaaatattacctgccccgcctctatacccgtggcatagaggaggggcagtcaattactttcactttccattcagcacttcctagatgtcactgctctcctcccattcccccttccctcctcaggctctataattgtgtagggcactgcacatggacattaggtccctcgttctggttcatacacaagattttggggtgatacacaatttcccttaataaccgtgtccacaaaatggcagctacctgcttgctgtgattgtataattccaaaacagaaggaaacaaaatttaaataataaatacagtgtaagtaaagtttattttgctcaactaactgatagaaaagaatttgaaattatttcttagggtgacaggtcccctttaataaaaaaaatgggagtAATTGGAAATTAGGAAAAAACTAGAATAGTTAATGGGGCTAGAGAGGTAAAATGAGTATAGGGTAGAGAACGGGCAGTAGTGATCGACACGTGGCTTCCCTGGGTAGATTCTCACTGATATCTATGAAAAAAAACTATGATTATCTCTGCATATTATCACTTAAATGTGGCCTGGAGGTTGTTTTGGATGAAAATCATCCAAGAACCCCGTAGCATCTCCTATAACTGTTAAGAAACTAAGGACAAATGACTGATTGCTACAAGAAATGGCTAAGTGAAACACACGGCGGTAATGCAATAAGAGGCTATAGGTTTGTGTCGGGTCTAGGAACCAGTAGCAACGAATTATTAAATTGAGTTTACATGATCAATCCAGTGATTATTGAGGAGAGAGATTAAACCAAATATATTTCCGTGCATTAACCTTTACCTTCTCTTGTTTTTCCTTGCCTTTCTATCACAAACGGTTTCTCTAATATACATCCACTTACATATTTGTATAGGGTGGATCTTTCCAGGATCAGATGAAATCAAAAGGCGGTTACACTCCTGGAATCTCAGAAGTGGCACTTTAGCATTTGTGAGTAATCTGTAAAACTAGTTAAGGCCTGCTTTTCTTTTTCGTAATTTtgacaaacccccccccccccatgaaggcagcagtaaccaatcagacacttgagggaggccacatgggtcatatctgttgcttttgaatctgagctgaatgctgaggatcaattgcaaactcactgaacagaaatgttccatgtggccccccttcaagtcgctgactaactcagagttatagagctgaaaagcaggaagttggattctggctgttttattagacatctgttcactccagcctttatacattacatttttggctaactaagaatattagaaacattttttattttgcacagcctatctatttacacaatttttattttcacgctgaactgttcctttaattgtggCAAAATGCCTTCTTTCACTTTGATGCCTAcaggaaaggctatctcccatagccACCCTACTTGTTATTATTCATTTACAAGGATGGCCTTTGGTAATTGAGGGCActgacacatggggagatttgtagtctgcattaaaaaaaaaaaaaaatagtactttATTAAGATAAGCCATATCATATGTAATTTAGTCACGGGAAATGCTAGGTTAGTGTACGGTGAGGCATTTTGGGAAGATTTGTTGCCCCGGTAGCAAACTTTTTAACATTGGCAACAAATTacactgtgtgtcattgccctaaaggaAATTAAATAGCCCAATGTGGCTTCAACCATCAATGCATTTTGTCATAAAGCACTTGAATGGTTTGGAATGTTGCTAGTATTTACTTGGATTGTAGTTCAAGTTTGTGCCAATCTGCTTTATTCCTATGGTTACAagaagaaagtgcaatgcagtTTGTTCTTAATACAATCCACTGTTTATCTCTTTGCTTTCATAGAGCAGAAGACGTTGTCAGGACCAGTTAACTGCACAAATGAACATCTCGTTTGAAGAAGGAAAGCCTGTGCAATAATACAAAGATTGTGAGAAAGTGCATTAATGCCTTTCCTTTAATCCGAAATGGGCTTCCAGCAGTTCAATGCAAAACTGAAAATGTGAAGAGTCCTAATTTATTACTCTGCTTTTAAACATTATGGCACAACTCCTCCTGCATTTGTATTATAGTGGTATGTGCATGGCACTTGTAGTTTTGTTATTCATTCCTGAGCTGTGCTTTTTGCTTTGACTAAAGGAAGAATTAATTCTATTGCTTTGTATTGAAAAAGGGCAAACACTCGCACTCCAGTTTATATAGAACTGCAACTCCAAGAAATGGGATCGCTGGGAGTTGAATTTCTGCTTCAGTTCCTGTTGTTGCTTATTCCCTGCTCTTTATTGTTTGATTGTCAcagactgcattttttttgtttcacagtGAGATTTAATGAAACCTTTTGTTTAAAGCTTTAATAAGTGTTCCTGCTTTTCACGCAGTCATCTATGAAACTTTTGTCCAGGATTTACCTTAGTCACTTATTCTTCACCATTATGTAACAAacctacattttatattttgcagtaaAGTGATTTAACAAATCTATGTACTCCTGGGGCTTATTGCAGTTTTATTCAAGGGCAATTTGTTATTCATTATAGTTGCCCTCTAAATGTCAAAATAGCACACTCTGCTTTATCTGAGCCTTCCTGTAGGCTTTCTAACTGGAATTAACTAGGCACCATGTGCTCACCATGCACTGGAATTCTAAGCTAATTGATAAATGCAGCTTAATTGTTATAACAAACATCCTGGGAACTAATTAAAACCTGAGATTTAGACTGTGGGTTAATATTCCATTAACAATCCATTCACTTTTACAGCAATAATAAAAAGTCGATCTAGAATGTTAACGGCAAATATTCTCTCTAGGTTTAGTATATACAAGGAGTAGTATGTCTGTTATGGAATAAAGTTGCAAAACTGTTGTAGATGGCAGAAATAAGTACATACCATCATCCAAAGTTATTTGGTTATTTGCCTCCATTATAAAGCACATATTATGTGTAGTGCTGGTTCAGAACAGCCTATGGTAAAGGCCTGTTTCCCAGCAAGGACGATGAGAATTGATTCTGCAGTTTTTAATATTATCTTCTAACTGCAGTCATGTTTAATATATCACATCCCCCTTGTTTCAATTCGCTTTAGAGTTCTAGTGTGTATCTGTTTCAGATAAAAGATTGTATACAAGGATATAGGGAAATAACTGTTCATGATATCCTCTGGTATGAGAAGTACTACATGGtgtccctttaaatgtgtttCAGAAAGAAGTATTTTCTTTAACTCTATAAAGTGCACAAAGAGAATTCTaggatattttttaataaaacaaagtataATATGTAAGCTAGTTATagagatatttattaaaatgtcactGAAGCTGCATCTTGTGTACATCTCTGTTCTTTCATGTGTTCCTTGGATGCATAGATAATTGGGAACAACTAAATAACAATCTGTTGCTttgattttcctttaaagtagCATGAACCTTTTTACCTAATCTGTATAGAATGATTTCTTAATAACCATTTTTCTGTCTCATGTTCTCTAGTtccattgtatatattgtatgtgtgcAAAAGGCCTCAACAGATTCACATCTTCTTAATGTTGTATGCCCCACTCCATCTGCTGCCATAAAGCCTTTTCTTCACATACTGGTGTCTTTCaggtgtttttgcaaaaaaaggcaaaatctgtTCTGTTTTTGCCAAGAAGCTTCCATTGTTGGTTTTATTTGCACTGTGCTCAACAGAAGTTTTGTTTGTGTGGATTGTAACCCCGAGAGCAGCCTGCATTGATTAGAATGAGGTTTTAACAAATggtaaataaagattattttagtgaaattgcGTGCATCTGTGTCTCCAATTTTGTCATTGTGTCGTTTTAATCGATTGACCTGTAATAGTACATACAGTAAGAATGGTTATTGATATTATATCTTCAAGCAATGTCTTGCTATACTTACAGAATGCCTTTCTCTCTTTCAAATTGCACTGGCCCAGTTCTGCATTTGTTTTAGAACTGTAACACTAACCAGTGCCGCCTACTTTCAGTTGCAACATAGTCTATTGTAATATTACTAGAGATAAGGTTATTAGATATCATGACATAAAAGACCAGTTTTTTATTTCCTACACAAAGTTAGatcttaatgtttttttcagcaaTGTAATAATCGCTCCCaatgtaatacatttaaatatttaacggatttgtttacatttttctttccttcCCAGTCTGTTTCTTTGTTATTGAAAAACAAGCTTTTCTAATAGGTTTATTAATTTTGCCACGAGTAGTCTAAATTTAGAATCCTATCCATAAAGCAAAATGGTAGCAAAATATGTAGTAGCCGCTTTATCAGAGGTATCAAAAGAACCTGATCTCAGCTTAAAAATAAAAGTCTAGTATTGCTGATCAAGAATTGATTTCAGTATtctcctattttttttataattttctataaCTAATGACACCATAATTTTTGTtaattaatatatgttttttaatttgtgtgtgtgtgagagtagtgtgtgtgtgtgagaaccGCACTCCAAATTTTATTGAATCAAGTCACCTTTATTTGCATGAATCTTTGTGTCCAATGTTTTGGCTCCCCTTGGGGcttttttcaaggaaaaatccttgaaaaaggccccaaaggggggccgaaacattggactcAAAGATTCATGCAAATAAAGGTGACTTGATTCACTAAAACTTGAGTGCTGTTCTATGTGATAAATTATGCAATAAAGACTTTGAACCTGCAGCCACAAGAATACACAAAATTCGGATTAGAGTGCGACTGCCtttgaacatatatttatattagagtAATACAAAGTGAAAATGTTACATTGCttgcactaaatatatataagagcaatgttgtttaaaaataaatgagcTTAAATCAAGTGAAACCTTGTAAAGTTTGCCCAGATCCACCCAACTAACTAATAGCAAGCCTAGTAACATCCACTTATGCACTTCATAATGACTGGTATATAGTTAATCTTGCTGGGAGAACACTACATGCAACATTGACTAGCAGCAGCCATCCAGCTGCCCTGCTGCATTGATATGCATCAAGAAAGTTGCACGTTATCACTCCAGCCTCAAAAAGTACTGTGACAAATGTGCAGAAATGATTGGAAAAAAAGAACCTCCTAAAGTCTTTAGCAGTACAGGTGAATATGTATATTGGCATATTTCTCCCTCTCTACCTTTATTTCTAATGGTCTGGGAAAATACACTGGgtgtacaataataaaaaatggacagCCAACAGATGTTTCTTGCACTTCCCTAGGAAATCCTGGTATTCCCTATTTGGTTCCAATAAAGAGAACACAGGATTGTATTCATCAATGTGAAGCTGTTAGAAGAGCATGAAGTTGTTGCTTAGTTTCACCAAAGGAATGCAGAAAGGCCATTAACGGTCTTTCGGATCAGGAAGCATGAAGAGTCTGATTTTAGGATTATAATAcattaaaaccttttttattttaaagcctttctttttatttaaatctcACGATAGCGATGTTTTAGCTTTTACTTCTGACCCCTGGTGCCATAAAAGTGCTTATCCCATTGCAGTGGCCAGGTTTCAATGCTGTTAATGATacttaatatataaaatgcatctTCAGCTAGCCCCTGGTGAAACTTTAACCTGTTTCATCTGACCTGCCCAATAAAGCTTCACAAAATTCATAGTTGACAAAAGTAATTCAGCAAAATGTCTGCTAATTTGTTTGTATAGGATATAACTTTTACAtgacattttttctttgtataattCCTGAACGTGTGGCGCATTTGCTTGAAATCTGTTTCAAATCACTCTGCATGGAGGGGTGGGGGGGAATTGTCAGCACAGAATCTAAGAGGATTAATTGGCAGAGGAACAGGGAAGAAAGCTTGACACAGTAAAGAGAAACagtcacattttaaaatatgtaaacttAATTTATATTTAACCACCGTGAACTGCCTATTGCTAATTagaattgtaaaaataaatccaaatatatTTGAAATGGAAAAACTGAAGCAGATTGTATCTGTGCAACTTAAGAGTAAGGGCTTGGGCACACATAATGTAGCATAACTTCTCTCCACCTGCAGATAAGAGATCTggctgaaaatgcctgcttttgagTTTTTAGGCTATCTGCTCCATGTTGGCCGTACTGGGGCTGAAGCTGTGCCTGTCAGTACAGTTACAGGAATCTGCTGATTATGCCATGGGCACATGGAAAgtaggctccactgctctcagcctgcttATTTTTTGCAGGCtcagagaagcagatctgctacGTGCCACTGCTCCATTCATCAGAGCCACTTCCACGGCGGAGATCGGCCAGAAGGAGACTTCTCGCTAATCTGGGCTGACTCTCTCCGTGAGTGCACACATAcggatctaattcaaatcaattgagATGGGGCACGGAGAATATCGGCTTCTCTCTGCCTCATTAAAACCTGCAGGTGAAGATAAGTGTTTAATATGCTATTTGTACACTATTACACTTGCAATCCATGTGGATTTTGCCTGATTTGGTCATCTAGGGGCTGGACAAAATCCATCTGATGTTTGTTTGGCCCTCAGACCAAGGATCAGATGGTAACAAGGGCCAAAGCCTGTTGGTAGAGGAGTGAGCAATGCACTGATAGGTATGTTCCTGCTGGAAATGCAAACCAGCCCCATAGATATCTAGCCAATATTCAACCAGATATCTGGCTAGGGAGGCAGTTGGTCAAAGGCGAAACAAGGACAGATATTATCCTGACTCAGTCTTGAAAGACTAGGGCCAGATTATGTACAGCTGCCCTGCTGCACCCCTAGTCTTTTGGACTGCCGAAGAATTCCAGGATTCAGGTTAGAAtgtggttgtttttttcttttttatggaagCTTTAAACATCGTTTTAATGCCACAGCACAACAAACAGCATTATGTCATTCTTTCTGGTGTAATATAAGGCTAttggcacacaggctgaaggctccagctgctgagagaagcagatatgctcagtgcccctgctccatttatctgaatctgatcagcctgtgtgtacAGCAGAGCTGAAGTTGAGGTCAGCCTGGAGATGCCTCCTTTTGTATATTTCGGATAACCTGAGCTACAGCTCCGCTGTGTGTGATACCCATGCCAAGTTCTTTGTGAGTATTCTGCTGGTATTTGAGCTGGTAGAGACATGTCACCTGGCAGAATCATATTATCCTACTTTTATTTTCCAGAAATACGTAAGTCCACCAGGGGGAGACACTGTCTTTCCTTTTGACTATGCATTATGCCTTTTCATTATTTCCTGGAAGGTGAAAAGTTAGATAATCAAAGCATACCAtaaagaaaatgtctttatttttttggcatttccTGGGAACAACTTTTCTTTCAGTTCAGAAAACGATACAGATATTTTTTCAGAACACAATAAGCTGTCACAATATGTGTGCAATTCCAAGTTTTTAAATAGATACATGACTCAAATATGTATTAAGATATAGTggaatattatataaacatatttttttataataaaaatataaattacattttaaaagaccTCTGTCGCCTGCATATGCCAATACCAAACACAAACAGAGGTGATGCCAGAAATCAATTATCTGCTCTATTCGATGCAAGGACATAGAAAAGGCATTTGTGGCATTCCGTTTATTGactaaaataacattaaaaagaaCAGCACTTAAAACAGTCCATTTGAATAGGGTCTTTATAAACATACTGCAGATCTGGATTCTGCCACTGTTTGAGAGTCTCCTCAGTTTAACACTGGTATTATTATGTATCACGCAAGTCTTTTCCCACTTTCTCTGATCTCAAATGCACTGCAGTTCTAAACGCCGAACGGGTTTTACAAGTTGGAcccttaaaagcaaaaaaaatctcatttaacATTGCCCATGACCTACACTAGGATTTAGTACCTCCAACAATTCATTCTTGTGGAGATTCTCAGCTGGTAACTTGGAGTACAGCATGGGGCATAATTACTCTGATTTTGCATTAAAGAAGCATGCATCTGCAGTAGTTGGTGAAAGCTGTAAATTCTCTGTTCCACAAATGGCCGCCCTCAGCAGGAGCTTTCTCTTGGTGTGGGCAGCCTAGTGCTCATGGGActattaataaacaaaacaaaaacctatGCTTTCCCCCAACTTATTAGATCACACCTCTgatgggggaaacaattttgGAGCGACAAGTGCCCTGAAAGTTATAAAGATTTGATAAACACGTCTTGCATTCTGTTTTTGAGACTGTGGCTTTACACCACATaaaatgcagtgaatgtgttGATTTTACAGAAGCTGGTGACCTCAATGACAATATATACGTGCTATTTTAATTCTGTGGTTTACATGTCAGGTACTTACATACACAGGGTAGAGCCCTGTCTGCCTGCAAGCCAAataactctttaaaggagaaggaaaggcttgcagcacttgtgggtgccaaatgttaggctcccccaagtgattgtattgacttacctgaaaccccgggccggtgctcctatcagcagaaaactgcaccagcccagggttataccagtgagaaccACGGAGCGGTCTTCTTTAGTCTTTCTCCTTCTCCGCACgatggctatttcgttcaactgtgcatgcgattGCCCTAggaaatctgaagaaagaagaagattgcCCAGCCCAGGCTGCGGGTGTTCCAGTACGACATTGTACATACACAAACATAAAACAGATTTGGTATTGGTGCCTTAGGAGATTTAGAGCTTTCAGAATTACATTAATTCTCTcacataaaatatgtttataaaacatgtctctaaattatatattaattatatattaatattgttttatttatttttttaacattggaactagggttgcctccttttcatTACCTACACAGTAACATAACTAAGCAATGTCGGgcccacaggtagggttgccacctggctggtattgtagcagtctggccagtaaaaattatggttgatcccaatgtattaatagggaaaaaaagataaatatataggaaggccgggatttttttccagaaaaggtggcaaccgcaGGGGGTGTGCGAaccctggtacaattgcaccctttgctcccctggtagttccgccactggttatCTATCCAGACAGAGACAGCGTGGGGCTCTGGTGATGTTGGGGGGGTTAAATATTGGGCAGGGCCAATGACTCAATAGGTGCAGATTGACATTTTGATTTATCAGGACTCTTATTGACATGACAGTTTCGTCAAACCTGATTAGGCAGTTTTAAATGTTTCAGATGTTAAAACCAGATTGTCTGGTTTAACCCTTCAGAGCCTGGAAacaatttcaaaacaaaaattCAGAGCGCTTGATTGTCcagaaaaaatatatctttttccACAGTACACTTTAGTGCCACCCAGGAAATACTGGAGTCAAACTATCAGACCTTTTCTGAAAAGCTTTTCTGATAGCTTGACTGtgtgcattgaaataaatggtcTGTTTCAGAAACAGACTCCActcaggaaatgcccctaaagagAAAGCGCAAAACGTCTGGCCAACCAATGGAATTACAAATTCTGCTGCCTAAAGCattgcgcacacacacacaaacaaacacgtTAACAAACATAAAGGCCAATACAATGCTGCGCTTGCGCTGTGTCTTCGCAGAGACCAGGAAGTGATTTTGTTTAGTACAATCAGTGCGCATGAGCGCCCCTGTAGTTTGTCCTATCAAGCATCACTTGTTGGTATCCAGACGCGGCCAGTGTGTGGCAGAATTCGGGGGGTATCCATTATCACTTTTCATTCTCTGCCTGTGGCAACGCATTACAAGGTGTAATCGGCCTCGGGTTGTGCTTGGCCTTCGAGCCCCATGGTGGAAAGTGGCGAAAAAAGCGTTAAAAGGCGGACGTCATTTCCAGACACGGACTGTGCGTCTTATTTACATGTATCCGTGACCCGGTTCCTGGTTTAAGCTGACAGCTGCGCTGCTGGAGAATGGACTCGTCCGTGCTGCTGGGTCTCTCTCTACTGATGCTGCTGCTGCACTGGCCTCAGGTAAAGGGACTGGGCGGCTGATTTGCCGAGGGTACTGGGATCGATATAATGTCGGTATACGCTAACAGCAGAAGCCTATAAGGGCACGATATAAATACAGCGTTTTGCTTAGGTCTAGTAACCACAGGCAACCGAGCAGACGTCTGTTTTCGAACATTTGAATagtgattttattacattacctccaATATAGGTTTGTCTGTCTCTCCTTCTTCTGTAGCAAAGATGGTTTATTACTGTCACGCTATTTGGCATTTGTCTCTAGTTTCAGGGACCCTAGCGTACCATTCTCTTGGTTTCTAATACAGACCAAAAGCtggggggtagatttatcaaagtgagaAATTTAGAACTTGCCTCAGAAAAGCTCAACCACTTTCTATCCATTCCTATGTGATTCTCAGAATTGTGTTAAGTTCTCCGTATATAAATACGCTTAAAGAAATTCCATAGGAATGCACAGAAAGCGAGTTTTCCTGTGGCGGTGAGTTGTAATTTCccactttgataaacctgcccc
Above is a genomic segment from Xenopus laevis strain J_2021 chromosome 3L, Xenopus_laevis_v10.1, whole genome shotgun sequence containing:
- the cdc42se2.L gene encoding CDC42 small effector protein 2-B gives rise to the protein MTEFLFCFSCCIGEQPQPKRRRRIDRSMIGEPMNFVHTAHVGSGDTNAGFAMGGSFQDQMKSKGGYTPGISEVAL